One genomic region from Gemmatimonadota bacterium encodes:
- a CDS encoding RNA polymerase sigma factor has protein sequence MPITAETAQDRAWHAATVARVLRGDVAAYAELVARHRDRLLRYAMRMLCDADEADDVTQETFVRAYRSLATCDDPSRFGGWIFSILANRCRTAGARRARREAVFVSTGMDVNDWPDYSESDSVDTTTPSMERVEQALMGLNAAHREAFVLKYVEDLSYDEIAVLTGAGVSALKMRVSRAREFLRAALQEATDG, from the coding sequence ATGCCGATAACTGCTGAAACCGCCCAGGATCGTGCGTGGCACGCTGCGACAGTCGCGCGGGTGCTGCGTGGTGACGTGGCGGCGTACGCCGAGCTGGTGGCGCGACACCGGGACAGACTCCTGCGGTATGCGATGCGAATGTTGTGTGACGCGGACGAGGCTGATGACGTGACACAGGAAACGTTCGTGCGTGCGTACCGCTCGCTCGCGACGTGCGACGATCCGTCACGCTTCGGAGGATGGATCTTCAGCATTCTCGCGAATCGCTGCCGCACTGCCGGCGCCCGTCGCGCAAGACGGGAGGCGGTGTTCGTTTCGACGGGGATGGACGTGAACGACTGGCCGGACTATTCGGAGTCCGATAGTGTGGATACGACGACCCCGTCGATGGAGCGGGTCGAGCAGGCATTGATGGGTTTGAATGCGGCGCATCGCGAAGCATTCGTTCTCAAGTACGTCGAGGACCTGAGCTATGACGAGATCGCCGTGCTCACTGGCGCTGGCGTCTCCGCATTGAAGATGCGCGTGAGCAGGGCGCGGGAGTTTCTGCGCGCGGCTCTGCAGGAGGCAACGGATGGCTGA
- a CDS encoding VWA domain-containing protein — protein MIKSSRKLGRPVVRAANWVRAMRTTPEVALDTVRRRLELLLAATYGVRFEIAPVVDETPRNTFHVGRRRPIARHDGVSIKLPATMDASDGAAAAVARYRLLAIEQAVRIMRRSAALAPTGKNAITRDLYNLREAAEIDASIAISAPGVASLIAEERARAFVARPGLSRLTARERAVEQLVETVLRSDPAVIPQEIRAGASPEDSLAWARARTLAVESLTGQYRPLQPIAVWGQTLDGADPGTTQGPQYGALVPPSPGYGSGESAAPAAGADDTLQELTPTGDSAANLPDNSADQDDPDHALALDDASTSGDSDPDGDSGSARRTGTLNVTDAAIFEASRSGDGVLYPEWDCNASAYRELGAVVHARRAVQGDVAWADRVLGEHPALVRRVRREFERLRARRERMLRQREGDDLDLAACVRALADAAAGDSPGDRLYMSVRAARRAIAITILVDVSASTRDVVADGRTVIDIEKTTLLIASEAFDALGDSYSILSFSGVGAPDVRISILKAFSESNSETVRRRIAGIEAGGNTRLGAAIRHATTQLAAQPAGHRLLLILSDGKPNDVDRYFTTYAVEDSRQAIFEARADGIYPFCLTVDGNDPDPYLARVFGAAGHTILRNPEQLPLALLDLVRDLLRGGGR, from the coding sequence ATGATCAAGTCGTCCCGCAAGCTGGGGCGACCCGTTGTGCGCGCCGCAAATTGGGTGCGAGCGATGCGCACGACTCCCGAGGTTGCGCTCGACACGGTGCGGCGCCGTCTGGAGCTGTTGCTCGCCGCAACTTATGGCGTGCGGTTCGAGATTGCGCCAGTCGTAGATGAGACGCCGCGCAACACGTTTCACGTGGGACGGCGGCGTCCAATTGCGCGACATGATGGAGTGTCGATCAAGCTGCCCGCAACGATGGACGCGTCCGATGGCGCGGCTGCCGCTGTCGCGCGTTACCGGTTGCTGGCGATCGAACAGGCAGTGCGCATCATGCGCCGAAGCGCCGCGCTCGCGCCGACCGGCAAGAACGCCATCACGCGTGACCTCTACAATCTGCGCGAAGCTGCGGAGATCGATGCATCCATCGCGATCAGCGCACCCGGTGTCGCATCGCTGATCGCCGAAGAACGCGCGCGCGCCTTTGTTGCGCGCCCGGGACTTTCCCGGTTGACTGCGCGCGAGCGGGCAGTCGAGCAGCTCGTGGAGACTGTACTCAGATCCGATCCGGCAGTAATTCCCCAAGAAATTCGCGCCGGCGCGTCTCCCGAAGATTCACTTGCGTGGGCGCGCGCACGTACGCTGGCCGTCGAATCGTTGACCGGTCAGTATCGCCCGCTCCAACCGATAGCGGTTTGGGGACAGACGCTCGACGGCGCCGACCCGGGGACGACCCAAGGCCCGCAATACGGGGCGCTCGTGCCACCAAGTCCAGGCTACGGTTCCGGAGAAAGCGCTGCTCCCGCGGCAGGTGCCGACGATACGCTTCAGGAGCTCACACCAACTGGCGACAGTGCAGCCAATTTGCCGGATAATAGCGCGGATCAGGACGACCCCGATCACGCGCTGGCTCTGGATGATGCGTCGACGAGCGGCGATTCCGACCCCGATGGCGACAGTGGCAGCGCGAGACGCACCGGCACGTTGAACGTTACGGACGCTGCGATATTCGAGGCATCACGATCGGGCGATGGAGTCCTGTACCCGGAGTGGGATTGCAACGCGTCGGCGTACCGCGAGCTCGGAGCCGTGGTACATGCGCGGCGTGCCGTGCAAGGCGACGTAGCGTGGGCGGACCGCGTCCTTGGCGAACATCCGGCACTGGTGCGGCGCGTACGACGGGAGTTCGAGCGGCTCAGAGCGCGCCGGGAGCGCATGCTTCGGCAGCGCGAGGGTGATGATCTCGATCTCGCTGCATGCGTGCGTGCACTCGCGGATGCCGCCGCTGGCGATTCGCCCGGTGACCGTTTGTACATGTCGGTTCGCGCTGCTCGACGTGCGATTGCGATCACTATTCTTGTCGACGTGAGCGCATCCACGAGGGATGTAGTCGCCGACGGACGCACGGTGATCGATATCGAGAAGACGACTCTGCTCATCGCGAGCGAGGCATTCGACGCGCTTGGTGATTCGTATTCAATTCTCAGTTTTTCCGGTGTTGGGGCGCCCGACGTACGCATCTCGATATTGAAGGCATTCAGCGAATCGAACAGCGAAACGGTGCGACGGCGCATTGCCGGGATCGAAGCGGGCGGAAATACTCGGCTCGGCGCCGCGATTCGTCACGCGACAACCCAGCTCGCGGCGCAACCGGCTGGTCATCGTCTGCTGTTGATCCTCTCGGATGGGAAGCCGAATGACGTGGATCGATACTTCACGACGTACGCGGTAGAGGATTCGCGACAGGCGATATTCGAGGCGCGCGCCGACGGGATCTATCCCTTCTGCCTGACCGTCGACGGCAACGATCCGGATCCATACCTCGCACGAGTGTTCGGTGCGGCGGGACACACGATACTGCGTAATCCGGAACAACTACCCCTCGCGCTCCTCGACCTGGTGCGCGATCTCCTGCGCGGCGGTGGCCGATAG
- a CDS encoding CbbQ/NirQ/NorQ/GpvN family protein: MTISESSVAAPSSAAPSTEPYYVAVGHEVEIFERCHRRGLPVLLKGPTGCGKTRFVEHMAWRLGRPLVTVACHDDLSASDLTGRYLIRGGETLWVDGPLAVAARIGAICYLDEVVEAREDTVVVIHPLTDDRKLLPIDKTGELVVAAPGFQLVASYNPGYQHALKDLKPSTRQRFVSLDFDYPAAAIEARIVAHESGVKPSVAASLVEVAHRVRRLRDQGLAEGPGTRLLVSAGRLIAEGIASERACQVAIGAALTDDPDLLSAIGDIIDTTM, encoded by the coding sequence ATGACGATCTCTGAATCATCGGTCGCCGCGCCGTCCAGCGCCGCGCCAAGTACGGAACCGTACTACGTGGCTGTCGGCCACGAGGTCGAGATATTCGAGCGATGTCACCGACGCGGCCTTCCAGTGCTGCTCAAGGGTCCGACGGGATGCGGAAAAACGCGCTTTGTGGAGCACATGGCCTGGCGATTGGGCCGGCCGCTCGTCACAGTCGCATGCCACGACGACCTCTCGGCGAGCGATCTCACCGGCCGTTATCTCATTCGCGGCGGCGAGACGTTATGGGTGGACGGGCCGCTCGCGGTCGCGGCCAGAATCGGCGCGATCTGCTATCTCGATGAAGTGGTCGAGGCGCGCGAGGATACCGTCGTCGTGATTCACCCCCTCACGGACGATCGTAAACTCCTGCCGATCGACAAGACCGGAGAGCTGGTCGTTGCGGCGCCGGGATTCCAGCTTGTTGCATCCTACAATCCGGGCTACCAGCATGCGCTCAAGGACCTGAAACCAAGCACGCGTCAGCGCTTCGTCTCGCTCGATTTCGATTATCCGGCGGCAGCGATCGAGGCAAGGATCGTCGCGCACGAGAGTGGAGTCAAGCCGTCTGTCGCAGCGTCGCTGGTCGAAGTCGCGCATCGCGTGCGCCGCTTGCGCGACCAGGGGCTTGCTGAAGGCCCGGGCACGAGATTGCTCGTTTCGGCGGGACGATTGATTGCGGAGGGAATCGCGAGTGAACGTGCGTGCCAGGTAGCGATCGGCGCAGCGCTCACCGACGACCCGGACCTGCTCTCCGCCATCGGCGACATCATCGACACCACGATGTAG
- a CDS encoding chloride channel protein, producing MSDRPPRPAVILAERAILTVERTWVAITAWFNGKALSENAVLLIFAVVTGLLSALGVVAFYKSIDLAYWVFYRLPTAEFPRFALLTYRPVITAAGLAVAWWVMRHIGRGHEGMNVPDVQLAVVRRGGDIEARPALARTAASAITIGAGGSAGNEGPVVVLGAMIGSWLGRTFRFAPSRVVVLVGCATGAAISAAFNAPLAGAFFALEEVVGTLAAGSFAPVVVASVVAAVVSRSVFGNHPAFAIPAQYGYAHPSELLLLYPLLGIVCGLMAALYVRTYFGAGDLQKKIPLPPSFIPWVGGATVGILVFLSGGRLVGYGHLAMHSDVFGHMAWYGLLALAVGKIVATAITLNMGGSGGVFTPSLYIGAATGGAFGVALSGALPALGLHPEAYALVGMGALIAGATDAPITGILLVFEMTNDYAIVIPLMLTVVITHTIARRLSADSLYSGWLRRRGESIEQGADRDVLAGLHVSDAYESAPQVIFEGAAVDELLAHLGNTRQLYFPVVDASYGLVGVITVADLGQLARDDEYLGPLLVASDIAQQSEIVSPGDSLLEAIRKMGVRGAESIPVVDRHTNRLLGIINRSHVLNLYERTVSSMRRHPHQPASSANASSGGMSPK from the coding sequence ATGTCCGATCGACCGCCCCGCCCTGCAGTGATTCTCGCGGAACGAGCCATTCTCACAGTCGAGCGGACTTGGGTCGCGATCACCGCGTGGTTCAATGGAAAGGCGCTGAGCGAGAATGCAGTCCTGCTCATCTTCGCCGTCGTTACTGGCCTTCTGAGCGCACTCGGCGTCGTCGCCTTCTACAAGAGCATCGATCTCGCGTATTGGGTCTTCTATCGTCTTCCAACGGCTGAATTCCCCCGCTTTGCGCTGCTCACGTATCGCCCGGTAATCACCGCGGCCGGCCTCGCCGTAGCGTGGTGGGTCATGCGGCACATCGGCCGCGGTCACGAAGGAATGAACGTCCCCGACGTGCAGCTCGCCGTCGTACGGCGTGGCGGAGACATCGAGGCCAGACCGGCGCTTGCACGAACCGCCGCGAGCGCGATCACGATCGGCGCCGGCGGCTCGGCGGGTAACGAGGGCCCGGTCGTCGTGCTCGGCGCGATGATCGGATCGTGGCTCGGACGAACCTTCCGCTTCGCTCCGTCGAGAGTCGTGGTGCTGGTGGGCTGCGCAACAGGCGCCGCTATCAGTGCCGCGTTCAACGCGCCACTCGCCGGCGCCTTCTTCGCGCTCGAAGAAGTCGTCGGTACTCTCGCCGCCGGCTCCTTTGCACCGGTCGTGGTCGCAAGCGTCGTGGCGGCCGTAGTGTCGCGCTCAGTATTCGGAAATCATCCGGCCTTCGCAATTCCGGCTCAATACGGATACGCGCATCCGAGCGAGCTGTTGCTGCTCTATCCACTGCTCGGAATCGTTTGTGGACTGATGGCCGCTCTCTACGTACGCACGTACTTTGGCGCCGGGGATCTGCAGAAGAAGATTCCGCTTCCGCCGTCGTTTATCCCGTGGGTTGGCGGTGCGACGGTCGGCATTCTCGTCTTTCTGTCAGGAGGCCGACTGGTAGGGTACGGCCACCTCGCCATGCACAGCGATGTATTCGGTCACATGGCGTGGTACGGGTTGCTCGCACTCGCGGTCGGCAAGATCGTCGCAACAGCGATTACGCTCAACATGGGCGGGTCGGGCGGCGTGTTCACGCCGTCGTTGTATATCGGCGCTGCGACGGGTGGCGCATTTGGCGTCGCGTTGTCCGGAGCGCTTCCGGCGCTTGGATTGCACCCCGAGGCATACGCCCTCGTAGGCATGGGCGCACTCATCGCCGGTGCGACCGACGCTCCGATCACCGGAATACTGCTCGTGTTCGAGATGACGAACGACTACGCGATAGTGATTCCATTGATGTTGACCGTCGTCATCACGCACACCATCGCGCGCAGGCTCAGTGCCGATTCGCTCTACAGTGGCTGGTTGCGCCGCCGGGGCGAGTCGATCGAGCAGGGCGCAGATCGCGACGTACTCGCCGGATTGCACGTGTCCGACGCGTATGAATCAGCACCGCAGGTAATCTTCGAGGGAGCCGCCGTCGATGAGCTGCTCGCACATCTCGGCAACACGCGTCAGCTATACTTTCCCGTCGTCGACGCGTCGTACGGGCTCGTCGGCGTAATAACAGTTGCGGATCTGGGTCAGCTCGCGCGCGACGACGAGTACCTCGGACCGCTGCTGGTCGCGAGCGACATCGCACAGCAATCCGAGATCGTTTCACCGGGCGACTCACTGCTCGAGGCGATCCGCAAGATGGGAGTCCGCGGTGCGGAATCAATTCCGGTCGTCGACCGGCACACGAATCGACTGCTCGGAATCATCAACCGAAGTCATGTACTCAATCTCTACGAGCGCACCGTGTCATCGATGCGCCGGCATCCGCATCAGCCGGCCAGCAGCGCCAACGCCTCGTCGGGCGGTATGTCGCCGAAGTAG
- a CDS encoding lipoate--protein ligase: protein MLFIDNRDINDARVNLALEEHVLRNRMGSDDYLLFYINAPSIIIGRNQNTIEEVSPSVVAARGITVVRRISGGGAVYHDLGNLNFSFMTPSVHGRFNRYELFTRPVIDVLHELGVPAELGGRNDILAGGRKISGNAQFARPDRMFSHGTLLFDSNLDDVTAALVPKPGKVESKGVKSIRSRVANISEFLDHPITVIELRERIIERIFGTRDRSKVPTLELDAADWAEVDALVKRKYGSWDWNYGENPPCNVQRTHRFTAGEIDVRVNVEAGRVAAVRIFGDFMGREDVTELEALLLGVPYDYASISGALSGVDLDSYFGDIPPDEALALLAG, encoded by the coding sequence ATGCTGTTCATCGATAACCGTGATATCAACGACGCCCGTGTCAATCTGGCACTGGAAGAGCACGTGCTCCGCAACCGGATGGGCAGCGACGATTACCTGCTGTTCTACATCAACGCACCGTCCATCATCATCGGACGGAACCAGAACACGATCGAGGAGGTAAGTCCATCGGTCGTTGCGGCGCGCGGGATTACCGTCGTGCGCCGCATTTCGGGCGGCGGGGCGGTGTATCACGATCTCGGTAATTTGAACTTCAGTTTCATGACGCCGTCGGTGCACGGCCGCTTCAATCGATACGAGCTGTTCACGCGTCCGGTCATCGACGTGCTGCACGAACTTGGCGTTCCGGCGGAGCTGGGCGGGCGAAACGACATTCTCGCTGGTGGTCGAAAGATTTCCGGTAACGCGCAGTTTGCCCGCCCGGACCGGATGTTCAGTCACGGCACTCTGCTGTTCGATTCGAATCTCGACGACGTTACCGCGGCGCTCGTTCCAAAGCCCGGCAAGGTCGAATCCAAGGGAGTGAAGTCGATTCGCAGCCGTGTCGCGAACATAAGTGAATTTCTCGACCACCCGATTACGGTCATCGAGTTGCGGGAGCGAATCATCGAGCGAATCTTCGGCACGCGCGACAGAAGCAAGGTCCCGACGCTCGAGCTCGACGCTGCTGACTGGGCTGAGGTGGACGCGCTGGTGAAGCGGAAGTACGGATCCTGGGACTGGAATTACGGTGAGAATCCGCCCTGCAATGTCCAGCGCACGCACCGGTTTACGGCGGGAGAGATCGACGTGCGCGTGAACGTGGAGGCAGGGCGAGTCGCCGCGGTACGCATCTTCGGCGATTTCATGGGCAGAGAGGACGTCACGGAACTGGAGGCACTGCTGCTCGGAGTTCCGTACGACTACGCATCGATCTCCGGAGCGCTATCGGGCGTGGATCTGGACAGCTACTTCGGCGACATACCGCCCGACGAGGCGTTGGCGCTGCTGGCCGGCTGA
- the arsN2 gene encoding arsenic resistance N-acetyltransferase ArsN2, with product MTSKSTRTVVYRSAEAGDRAAVASLLDDLGLPVAGVPEDLRNFIVATHNGDVIGVTGLELADSNAVLLRSVGVHPAHRNNGVARRLVALAIDDARSMNIRSVYLLTPSAEKYFARWGFVETSRADIPEALTATSEFQGACAKSTTLMKLDLFDQLDAVHR from the coding sequence ATGACATCGAAATCGACCAGGACAGTCGTATATCGCTCGGCCGAAGCAGGGGACAGAGCCGCGGTGGCGAGCCTGCTCGATGATCTCGGACTTCCGGTCGCCGGTGTTCCCGAGGACCTGCGCAACTTCATCGTCGCAACGCACAATGGCGACGTCATCGGTGTGACGGGGCTCGAGCTCGCTGATTCGAACGCTGTTCTGCTGCGCTCGGTCGGGGTTCATCCGGCGCATCGGAACAACGGCGTCGCACGGCGACTCGTCGCACTGGCGATCGATGACGCGCGCAGCATGAACATACGCAGTGTATATCTTCTTACGCCGTCCGCCGAGAAATATTTTGCACGCTGGGGCTTCGTGGAAACGTCACGCGCGGACATTCCGGAAGCGCTCACTGCCACTTCGGAATTTCAGGGTGCGTGCGCCAAATCAACTACGCTGATGAAGCTCGACCTCTTCGACCAACTTGATGCTGTTCATCGATAA